The following coding sequences lie in one Bacteroidota bacterium genomic window:
- a CDS encoding 2-phosphosulfolactate phosphatase yields the protein MLHVSVRALPAEVPAENLATKAVAVIDVLRATSVMATALHHGAKGIFPVAEIDQARRLRQDCDDNALLCGERNGRRIEGFDLGNSPFEFDRQTVEGKSLIMCTTNGTRAIAAASEAKVVLALSFVNMSAAATTLLQTGLDIELLCAGTNGRFSMDDALCAGMTLGLLSKLTNLKTNDLGEVLLKFARQRGSIAGKLRHCTHKVFLEASGYARDLAYCLTTDCVETVPIRNPQGWFVAAGNL from the coding sequence ATGCTTCACGTCAGCGTCCGGGCCTTGCCTGCTGAGGTACCGGCTGAAAACCTGGCAACAAAAGCAGTGGCGGTGATCGATGTGCTGCGTGCCACCTCGGTCATGGCCACTGCTTTGCATCACGGTGCAAAAGGTATTTTTCCTGTGGCCGAAATCGATCAGGCACGCAGGTTAAGGCAGGATTGTGATGATAACGCCTTGCTTTGCGGTGAGCGCAATGGCAGGCGCATTGAGGGTTTCGATCTGGGCAACTCACCATTCGAGTTTGATCGTCAAACCGTTGAAGGAAAGTCACTGATCATGTGCACCACCAATGGCACACGGGCGATTGCTGCCGCATCAGAGGCAAAAGTCGTGCTGGCCCTCTCATTTGTTAATATGAGCGCTGCCGCCACGACCTTGCTGCAGACAGGATTGGATATTGAGTTGCTGTGTGCCGGCACAAACGGACGATTCTCAATGGATGATGCCCTGTGTGCCGGTATGACCCTCGGGCTGCTTTCGAAGCTCACGAACTTAAAAACCAATGACCTGGGCGAAGTATTGCTGAAATTTGCCCGCCAAAGGGGAAGCATTGCAGGCAAGCTCAGGCATTGTACGCACAAAGTCTTTCTCGAAGCATCGGGATATGCCCGCGACCTAGCCTATTGCCTGACAACCGATTGCGTCGAAACTGTTCCAATCCGCAACCCACAAGGCTGGTTCGTTGCGGCCGGTAATTTGTGA
- a CDS encoding TrkH family potassium uptake protein, which translates to MQGRFQDFNLGIVARIIGILLLIEAVFMTMVLSISFVDNTLHNGYFARSVGITLLAGIILYALGTKAPTKVGKRDAYIIVSLTWIVTSFFGALPFYLSGYIPSITDAYFETVSGFTTTGASILTDIEVLPRDLLFWRALTHWLGGMGIIVLSVAVLPFLGIGGMQLFMAEMPGVTYDKLHPRITATAKRLWGIYVLLTIAQFLLLWAGEMDWFDSACHAFATMATGGFSTRNASMAAFGPYSQYVTIIFMVLAGTNFTLHYFALHGWFRKVWENEEFRIYLNIIVFSTLIIALNLYFHVSSELEPLLRNILFTVVSILTTTGFVTVDYLQWPVFLWMIIFVLMFIGGSAGSTGGGIKVIRQSLLLKNSFLEMRRAIHPAAVLPAKYNGKSVSQDVVYKVMGFFVVYILIFAAGVMVLSAMGIDFDTSIGASAACLGNIGPGIGKVGPVFNYFFLPDAAKWVLSLLMVLGRLELFTVLMLFSRHFWRK; encoded by the coding sequence ATGCAAGGCAGATTTCAGGACTTTAACCTTGGCATTGTTGCACGCATCATCGGGATTCTGCTGCTGATCGAAGCAGTTTTCATGACAATGGTGCTATCGATATCGTTCGTGGACAATACTTTACACAACGGATACTTTGCCAGGAGCGTCGGAATTACCTTGCTGGCAGGGATTATTTTGTACGCTTTAGGCACCAAGGCCCCCACCAAGGTAGGAAAGCGGGATGCATACATCATCGTTTCGCTCACGTGGATTGTGACTTCTTTTTTCGGCGCCCTGCCATTCTATCTTAGTGGGTATATCCCCTCAATTACAGATGCTTACTTCGAAACTGTTTCGGGATTTACCACCACGGGTGCCAGCATACTTACCGATATCGAGGTTTTGCCGCGCGATTTGCTTTTCTGGAGGGCGCTCACACACTGGCTGGGGGGCATGGGTATTATTGTGCTTTCGGTTGCTGTGCTTCCTTTTTTGGGCATTGGCGGCATGCAGCTCTTTATGGCCGAAATGCCCGGCGTGACCTACGATAAGCTGCATCCGCGCATAACGGCCACTGCCAAGCGATTGTGGGGCATTTATGTGCTGCTTACCATTGCGCAATTCCTGCTGCTCTGGGCTGGCGAAATGGACTGGTTCGACTCGGCCTGTCATGCTTTTGCCACCATGGCTACAGGCGGTTTTTCGACCCGTAATGCCAGCATGGCTGCCTTTGGTCCATACAGCCAATATGTTACTATTATTTTCATGGTGCTGGCCGGCACCAATTTTACCCTTCACTATTTTGCCCTTCACGGATGGTTTCGTAAAGTATGGGAGAACGAGGAGTTCCGCATTTATCTCAACATCATCGTATTCAGCACCCTGATCATTGCGCTTAACCTTTATTTTCATGTTTCCAGCGAACTGGAGCCGCTTTTGCGCAATATCCTTTTCACCGTGGTTTCCATACTCACCACCACCGGCTTTGTGACGGTCGATTACCTGCAGTGGCCGGTTTTCCTGTGGATGATCATTTTTGTGTTGATGTTTATCGGCGGAAGTGCCGGCTCTACAGGTGGGGGCATCAAAGTGATCAGGCAATCGCTGCTTCTGAAGAATTCGTTTCTTGAAATGCGGCGTGCCATTCATCCGGCAGCAGTGTTACCAGCCAAATACAATGGAAAAAGCGTTTCGCAGGATGTGGTTTACAAAGTGATGGGCTTTTTTGTGGTTTACATCCTGATTTTTGCCGCGGGGGTTATGGTGCTCTCAGCTATGGGCATCGATTTCGATACCTCAATCGGAGCATCCGCGGCCTGCCTGGGAAACATTGGCCCGGGCATCGGAAAGGTGGGTCCGGTTTTCAATTATTTCTTTTTACCCGACGCTGCAAAGTGGGTGCTTTCGTTGCTTATGGTGCTGGGCAGGCTTGAGCTTTTTACCGTGCTCATGCTGTTTTCCCGGCATTTCTGGCGCAAATAG
- a CDS encoding type III pantothenate kinase: MRLAIDLGNTLAKAMFQDESFSSGAVMFEPENPLALMQVMESLPPSAAMISAVRDVPEALIETVSAYCPVHVLSHETPLPFSIEYETPETLGRDRIAAVAAAYARFPGCNVLVIDMGTCITYDLLTADGRYLGGAISPGIAMRLKAMHTFTSRLPLAGISPEAPLVGQTTHQSLLSGAVNGTRAELEGMIRRYEKTVGKLTVLVGGGDNKYFETKFKSRIFAASNLVLEGLQAIMKFNKIG, encoded by the coding sequence ATGCGTTTAGCAATTGATTTGGGCAACACCCTGGCGAAAGCCATGTTTCAGGATGAAAGTTTTAGTTCGGGGGCTGTAATGTTCGAGCCTGAAAATCCGCTGGCCCTGATGCAGGTCATGGAAAGTCTGCCTCCGTCGGCTGCCATGATCTCGGCTGTGCGCGACGTTCCTGAGGCACTGATTGAAACTGTTTCAGCGTATTGTCCGGTTCATGTGCTCAGCCACGAAACGCCCCTTCCCTTCTCAATTGAATATGAGACGCCTGAAACACTGGGACGCGACCGCATTGCCGCTGTTGCTGCTGCCTATGCACGTTTTCCGGGATGCAATGTCCTTGTCATCGACATGGGCACCTGCATCACTTACGACCTGCTTACTGCCGACGGTCGTTACCTTGGCGGAGCCATCAGTCCGGGAATTGCCATGCGGCTCAAAGCCATGCACACCTTTACAAGTCGCCTGCCCCTGGCCGGGATAAGCCCGGAGGCTCCCCTCGTCGGCCAGACCACCCACCAATCGCTCCTTTCGGGCGCAGTAAACGGCACCCGGGCCGAACTCGAAGGCATGATCAGGAGATATGAAAAAACGGTGGGCAAACTGACTGTGCTTGTGGGCGGCGGAGACAATAAATACTTTGAAACTAAGTTTAAAAGTCGCATCTTTGCAGCCTCAAATCTCGTACTCGAAGGTTTGCAGGCTATCATGAAATTCAATAAGATAGGATAA
- a CDS encoding methionine aminotransferase has product MPQFPGQLISKLPNVGTSIFAVMSKLAVEHNAINLSQGFPDFPIDKRLVDRVHHYMKKGFNQYAPMPGVQALRQAIAKKVHHLYGVAYDPEKEITITAGATQALFTAITAFVKEGDEVIIFEPAYDSYAPAVRLNGGLVKYARLQKPDFSIQWDAVTKLISNRTRMIIINSPHNPTGSLLSHDDMKQLEQLTHNRDIIVLSDEVYEHLVFDGQTHQSACLYPGLASRSLVVGSFGKTFHATGWKTGFVLAPAGLTEEFRKVHQFNVFAANTPIQHAIADMLGEAESYQGLPAFFQAKRDYFASLISNSKFEPLPSKGTYFQLLDYSRVSDLPEKEFAVWLVREHGLAVIPLSSFYHDQLNQQLVRVCFAKTEQTLAKAAEILCKI; this is encoded by the coding sequence ATGCCTCAATTTCCGGGACAGCTGATCAGCAAACTACCAAACGTAGGCACGTCCATTTTTGCCGTAATGTCGAAGCTGGCGGTTGAGCACAATGCCATCAACCTTTCGCAGGGTTTTCCTGACTTTCCGATCGACAAAAGGCTGGTTGACCGTGTTCATCATTACATGAAAAAGGGCTTCAACCAGTATGCGCCCATGCCCGGTGTGCAGGCGCTTCGTCAGGCCATTGCAAAAAAAGTGCACCACCTTTACGGCGTGGCCTATGATCCTGAAAAAGAGATCACAATCACGGCAGGGGCCACACAGGCCTTGTTTACGGCCATCACGGCATTTGTGAAAGAAGGCGATGAGGTCATTATTTTCGAACCGGCCTACGACAGCTATGCCCCGGCGGTGCGCCTGAATGGCGGACTTGTAAAATATGCGCGCCTCCAAAAACCTGATTTCAGTATTCAGTGGGACGCTGTGACCAAACTGATCTCGAACCGCACCCGGATGATCATCATCAACAGTCCGCACAATCCCACAGGCAGCCTGCTCAGCCATGACGACATGAAGCAACTGGAGCAGCTCACCCACAATCGCGACATCATAGTGCTGAGCGATGAGGTGTACGAACATCTAGTGTTCGACGGCCAGACACATCAGAGCGCTTGCCTGTATCCCGGACTGGCCAGCCGCAGTCTGGTGGTTGGCAGTTTTGGCAAAACATTCCATGCCACAGGCTGGAAAACCGGTTTTGTACTGGCACCTGCCGGGCTTACGGAAGAATTTCGTAAAGTGCATCAGTTCAATGTGTTTGCTGCCAATACGCCCATACAGCATGCCATAGCCGACATGCTCGGAGAAGCTGAAAGTTACCAGGGGTTGCCAGCTTTCTTTCAGGCAAAGCGCGATTATTTCGCTTCGTTGATCAGCAATTCAAAGTTTGAGCCGCTTCCCAGTAAAGGAACATATTTTCAGCTGCTTGATTATTCGCGTGTTTCCGATCTGCCTGAGAAGGAATTTGCCGTATGGCTGGTTCGCGAACATGGTCTGGCAGTTATTCCGCTTTCATCATTCTATCACGACCAGCTCAACCAGCAACTCGTGAGGGTTTGTTTTGCCAAAACCGAACAAACCCTGGCCAAAGCCGCCGAAATCCTATGCAAGATCTGA
- the hemW gene encoding radical SAM family heme chaperone HemW: MAGIYIHIPYCKQKCHYCNFFSLATVKHRESFVDALIAEAEARQNYLGGEMVKTIYFGGGTPSLLPVSAITKILDRLGQLYEIDPNAEITLEANPDDMQAAYLSALASTPVNRLSIGIQSFRDDDLKYLHRVHSGNGAIRAVESAREAGFDNLTIDLIYGIPTLDDRAWHQNIDRFLELGLKHLSAYALTVEPRTALDHLIARRKLSPVDEQQTATQFEILMQRMSDAGFVHYEISNFALPGHYSRHNSLYWLGGHYLGLGPSAHSFNGFSRQWNVANLGQYMAGSATESVVLEKEVLNDAQRYNEYVMTSLRTSWGTDLEHIEAVFGKQMAGYCEKAASRYLSDGRLERRGNRLFLSTKGKLFADGIASGLFAEE, translated from the coding sequence ATGGCTGGAATATACATACATATACCATACTGTAAGCAAAAATGCCACTATTGTAACTTTTTCTCGCTGGCAACAGTCAAACATCGTGAATCGTTTGTAGATGCACTGATTGCCGAGGCTGAGGCGAGGCAAAACTACCTTGGCGGCGAAATGGTAAAAACAATTTATTTCGGCGGTGGCACACCTTCGCTATTGCCCGTTTCGGCAATTACGAAAATTCTCGACCGGTTGGGGCAGCTTTATGAGATAGATCCGAATGCGGAGATTACTTTGGAGGCCAACCCCGACGACATGCAGGCCGCTTACCTTTCGGCGCTTGCTTCCACGCCGGTAAACAGGTTAAGCATTGGTATTCAGAGTTTCAGGGATGACGACCTGAAATACCTTCACCGTGTGCACTCGGGCAATGGGGCCATCAGGGCTGTGGAATCGGCCAGGGAGGCCGGCTTCGACAACCTGACCATTGATCTGATTTACGGCATACCAACCCTTGATGACCGGGCATGGCATCAAAACATCGATCGGTTTTTAGAGCTTGGTCTGAAGCATCTTTCGGCTTATGCGCTCACTGTGGAGCCCCGCACTGCGCTCGACCATCTGATTGCACGGAGGAAATTGAGTCCGGTGGACGAACAGCAGACGGCCACTCAGTTCGAAATACTGATGCAGCGGATGTCGGATGCAGGTTTTGTGCATTATGAAATTTCGAATTTTGCCCTGCCCGGACATTATTCACGACACAATAGCCTCTACTGGCTCGGAGGGCATTATCTAGGTCTTGGGCCTTCGGCGCATTCATTCAACGGTTTCTCACGCCAGTGGAATGTGGCCAACCTGGGGCAATACATGGCCGGCAGCGCCACCGAAAGCGTGGTGCTGGAGAAAGAGGTGCTCAACGATGCACAGCGTTACAATGAATATGTGATGACCTCATTGCGCACCAGCTGGGGAACCGACCTGGAGCATATCGAAGCAGTTTTTGGCAAACAAATGGCCGGCTATTGCGAAAAGGCAGCATCCAGGTATCTGTCCGACGGGCGGTTGGAACGTCGTGGCAACCGACTATTCCTCAGCACGAAAGGCAAGCTGTTTGCCGACGGCATAGCCTCCGGCCTCTTTGCCGAAGAATAA
- a CDS encoding amidohydrolase, with the protein MQDLKVALIQTHIVWEDPEANHRHFGALMNSLKSAPDLVVLPETFNTGFPVDASRFSQKPDGISMQWMAEQAASLNAVLCGSLLLETAQGYQNTFVWMRPDGTYATYAKRHVFRMGGEHHSIVPGNQLLTVELKGWKIRPMVCYDLRFPVWCRNTFDGANFAYDMMIFVANWPEVRAWPWKQLLIARAIENQSVVIGLNRIGKDGLGNAYSGDSGLIDAKGNLLWQGNPGKEEIFEGTIDAASLRMFREKFGVSADWDAFRLNLTSPK; encoded by the coding sequence ATGCAAGATCTGAAGGTTGCCCTCATCCAGACACACATCGTTTGGGAAGATCCCGAAGCCAATCACCGGCATTTCGGTGCGCTGATGAACTCGCTGAAATCGGCACCCGATCTGGTGGTGCTGCCCGAAACTTTCAACACAGGTTTTCCTGTGGATGCCTCACGTTTTTCGCAAAAGCCCGATGGCATCAGCATGCAATGGATGGCCGAGCAGGCCGCATCGCTCAATGCAGTGCTGTGTGGCAGCCTGCTGCTCGAAACTGCTCAAGGCTACCAAAATACCTTTGTCTGGATGCGCCCCGACGGTACTTATGCGACTTACGCCAAGCGGCATGTGTTCAGGATGGGTGGCGAGCATCACAGCATTGTACCCGGCAACCAATTGCTGACAGTCGAACTCAAAGGCTGGAAAATCAGGCCCATGGTGTGCTATGACCTGCGTTTTCCGGTATGGTGCCGAAACACTTTCGATGGGGCCAACTTTGCTTACGATATGATGATATTTGTGGCAAACTGGCCTGAAGTGCGTGCATGGCCATGGAAACAACTGCTGATCGCCAGGGCCATAGAAAACCAGTCGGTTGTTATCGGGCTCAACAGGATCGGGAAAGATGGGTTGGGCAATGCCTACAGTGGCGACTCCGGCCTGATCGACGCCAAAGGAAACCTTTTGTGGCAGGGCAATCCGGGTAAAGAAGAAATATTCGAAGGCACCATTGATGCGGCTTCGCTTAGGATGTTTCGCGAAAAATTTGGCGTATCGGCCGACTGGGATGCATTTCGTCTAAATTTGACAAGCCCAAAATAA
- a CDS encoding YceI family protein codes for MNKLIYTIAALVLMTSCGGGGQKTAQEAGEVAAAGENAVVYTVDTEASSLRWEGAKITQTVHHGTVKIAEGSLSFDDGQLVAGNFVIDMNTIVCEDLDEANGKLKLEGHLKSADFFMVENFPTARFEITGVEAIADGSGATHRITGNLTIKDVTNGISFPAVVSLTENGASASASFEINRNEWGVVWGGSLTEQSIKDFLQNNLIKDTIAFEVNLVAKQ; via the coding sequence ATGAACAAACTAATCTACACCATTGCCGCTTTAGTACTGATGACATCCTGCGGAGGCGGCGGACAAAAAACTGCGCAGGAAGCTGGTGAAGTTGCCGCAGCAGGCGAAAACGCGGTAGTTTACACCGTTGACACCGAAGCCAGCTCACTTCGCTGGGAAGGGGCCAAAATTACACAAACCGTGCATCACGGAACAGTTAAGATTGCTGAAGGCTCGTTGTCGTTCGACGACGGACAGCTCGTTGCCGGAAATTTTGTGATCGACATGAACACCATTGTGTGTGAGGATCTTGACGAAGCCAACGGCAAGCTGAAGCTCGAAGGTCACCTCAAGAGCGCCGACTTCTTCATGGTTGAAAATTTTCCCACTGCCAGATTCGAAATCACAGGCGTTGAAGCCATTGCAGACGGCTCGGGTGCCACGCATCGCATCACCGGTAATCTTACCATCAAGGATGTGACTAATGGAATCAGCTTCCCGGCTGTTGTATCGCTTACCGAAAACGGTGCCAGTGCATCGGCAAGTTTCGAAATCAACCGCAACGAGTGGGGGGTAGTCTGGGGTGGTTCGCTCACCGAGCAGAGCATCAAAGATTTTCTGCAGAACAATCTGATCAAGGACACCATTGCCTTCGAGGTAAATCTTGTTGCAAAGCAATAA
- a CDS encoding inorganic pyrophosphatase: MSKIMDPIGRLMGLRYKSHPWHGVEIGPDAPQVITCFIEMVTTDTVKYEVDKVSGYLRLDRPQKYSNVVPALYGFIPQTFCHTRVAEYCNQKTGRTDIRGDRDPLDICVLTEKTITHGDILVRVRPIGGFRMIDGNEADDKIVGVLNDDAVYGNYKDITDCPPLVVDRLKHYFLTYKDLPGRESKVQITHVFGIEEAYEIIRRSMEDYHHKFDNLDTFLSEV, from the coding sequence ATGTCGAAGATCATGGACCCCATCGGACGTTTGATGGGATTGCGCTATAAATCACATCCCTGGCATGGGGTGGAGATTGGTCCGGATGCTCCCCAGGTGATCACCTGTTTCATCGAGATGGTGACAACTGATACCGTGAAGTATGAGGTGGACAAGGTATCGGGCTACCTGCGCCTCGATCGTCCTCAAAAATATTCCAATGTGGTGCCGGCCTTGTATGGCTTTATTCCTCAGACTTTTTGCCATACCCGGGTGGCCGAATACTGCAACCAAAAAACGGGACGCACCGACATTCGTGGCGACCGCGACCCGCTTGATATCTGCGTGCTCACCGAGAAAACCATCACCCATGGCGACATCCTTGTCAGGGTGCGACCCATCGGAGGGTTCAGGATGATCGACGGCAACGAGGCCGACGATAAAATTGTAGGGGTGCTCAACGACGACGCGGTTTACGGCAACTACAAAGACATCACGGACTGCCCCCCGCTGGTGGTTGATCGCCTGAAACACTATTTCCTCACCTACAAAGACCTGCCTGGTCGCGAAAGCAAGGTCCAAATCACCCATGTTTTCGGCATAGAGGAAGCCTATGAAATCATTCGCAGATCGATGGAAGATTACCACCACAAATTCGATAACCTCGATACTTTCCTGTCGGAAGTGTAG
- the trkA gene encoding Trk system potassium transporter TrkA translates to MKIIIAGDGEVGFHLAESLVNSNHDITIVDPHEDLLKMIEAHADLMTINGDSTSISTLQRANVHRADLVMSVVRQEEVNLLTCILAKKLGAKKVIARVNTMENLSVQNRKIYQELGIDALISPEDIAAQEIISLLRQTAATEVFDFANGRLQLFMIKLESPAPVIGKSLNEIAASHRNLDFRALAVHRNRETFIPKGEDRFQENDLAYVITKPNAINSLLELGGKVQHSIRNLMIVGGGRVGRITAKRLEKEMNIKLIEKDKDRCMVLTDYLEDALIVNGDSRNVQLLDDEDIASMDAFIALTNSAETNILSCLHARSKGVKKTIALVENIDYIDISQSVGIDTIVNKKLIAASHMVKYTMGEEVVQLKCLSGIEADALELVAREGSPVTRKPIRKLQLPEGAIIGGLVRGDKAYIATADMQIEANDHVVVLALPKAIHKVEKLFH, encoded by the coding sequence ATGAAAATTATCATAGCAGGCGATGGTGAAGTAGGATTTCATCTTGCAGAATCGCTTGTAAACAGTAACCACGACATCACCATAGTTGACCCGCACGAAGACCTGCTGAAAATGATTGAGGCGCATGCCGACCTGATGACCATCAATGGCGACAGCACCTCGATTTCAACCCTGCAGCGCGCCAATGTGCACCGTGCCGATCTGGTGATGTCCGTGGTGAGGCAGGAGGAGGTGAACCTGCTCACCTGCATCCTGGCCAAGAAGCTTGGCGCTAAAAAGGTGATCGCCAGGGTCAACACCATGGAAAATCTGAGCGTGCAAAACAGAAAAATATATCAGGAGCTCGGAATTGACGCACTCATCTCGCCTGAAGATATTGCTGCACAGGAAATTATCTCGCTGCTCAGGCAAACCGCAGCTACTGAGGTGTTTGATTTTGCCAACGGACGCCTTCAGCTGTTTATGATCAAGCTGGAGTCGCCGGCACCGGTGATTGGCAAATCGCTCAACGAGATTGCAGCCAGCCATCGCAATCTCGATTTCAGGGCACTGGCCGTACACCGCAACCGTGAAACGTTCATCCCCAAAGGCGAAGATCGTTTTCAGGAAAATGACCTGGCCTATGTGATTACCAAACCCAATGCCATCAATAGTCTTTTGGAACTGGGAGGCAAAGTGCAGCACTCCATCCGCAACCTGATGATTGTAGGTGGAGGCCGCGTAGGAAGAATTACGGCCAAAAGGCTTGAGAAGGAAATGAATATCAAGCTCATAGAGAAGGACAAAGACCGCTGCATGGTCTTGACCGATTATCTTGAGGATGCCCTGATAGTGAACGGAGATTCACGTAATGTGCAGTTGCTCGATGATGAAGACATTGCCAGCATGGATGCCTTTATTGCCCTGACCAACAGTGCAGAAACCAACATCCTGTCGTGCCTTCATGCCCGGTCTAAAGGCGTAAAGAAAACCATCGCGCTGGTGGAAAACATCGATTACATCGACATTTCGCAAAGCGTGGGCATCGACACCATTGTCAATAAAAAGCTGATTGCGGCAAGCCATATGGTTAAATACACCATGGGCGAAGAGGTGGTTCAGCTGAAGTGCCTGAGCGGCATCGAAGCCGATGCATTGGAGTTGGTGGCCCGCGAAGGTTCGCCCGTGACCCGCAAACCCATCCGCAAGCTGCAACTGCCCGAGGGCGCCATCATCGGTGGGCTGGTCAGAGGCGACAAGGCATACATTGCCACTGCCGATATGCAGATCGAAGCAAACGACCATGTGGTCGTGCTGGCACTTCCCAAGGCAATCCATAAGGTAGAGAAGCTCTTCCATTAA
- a CDS encoding ATP-dependent 6-phosphofructokinase — protein MKRVLIVTGGGDCPGLNAVIRAIVKRASLEKDWEVLGSIQAFNGILWEPTEVKVLTPEVVRGIHFQGGTIIETTNKGGPFAWPVRNSDGSWSAVDRSDEMIRKIKYLGIDAVINIGGDGSQRISQALYEKGLPIIGVPKTIDNDLSSTDSTFGFQTAVEVATEAVDKLVTTAASHNRVFVVEVMGRYAGWIALNAAVGGGAEVCLIPEFPYDINIVKQKLESRFNRGRGFAVVVVSEGARPKNGEMVYEKSDEVGYENLRLGGIGRQLIRQLKEAGFEPDMRETVLGHLQRGGIPIAYDRVLSAQFGVKAFEMVLKGEFGKMVSYRHPYFISVPLKDAIAKPNFVTLDNALVKTATGLGISLGIDINNP, from the coding sequence ATGAAAAGAGTTCTGATTGTCACCGGTGGTGGTGACTGTCCCGGTCTGAATGCAGTCATCCGGGCCATTGTGAAACGTGCCAGTCTGGAAAAGGACTGGGAAGTGCTTGGAAGCATTCAGGCATTCAACGGAATTTTGTGGGAGCCCACCGAAGTGAAGGTGCTCACTCCTGAAGTAGTCAGGGGTATTCACTTTCAGGGCGGAACCATCATCGAAACTACCAATAAAGGCGGCCCGTTTGCCTGGCCCGTGCGCAACAGCGATGGTAGCTGGAGTGCGGTTGACCGCTCCGACGAGATGATCCGCAAGATCAAATACCTGGGCATTGATGCGGTGATCAACATTGGAGGCGATGGTTCGCAACGTATTTCGCAGGCACTCTACGAAAAAGGTCTCCCTATTATTGGTGTACCCAAGACCATTGATAACGACCTTTCTTCGACCGACTCAACCTTTGGTTTCCAAACAGCCGTGGAAGTGGCCACCGAGGCTGTGGATAAACTTGTAACCACCGCTGCAAGCCACAACCGTGTGTTTGTGGTGGAAGTGATGGGACGCTATGCCGGATGGATAGCCCTGAACGCTGCTGTGGGCGGAGGGGCTGAAGTGTGCCTGATTCCGGAATTCCCTTACGACATCAACATCGTTAAGCAGAAACTGGAGTCGCGATTCAACCGCGGCCGCGGATTTGCCGTTGTGGTGGTTTCGGAAGGTGCCCGTCCGAAAAATGGCGAGATGGTGTACGAAAAAAGCGATGAGGTAGGCTACGAAAACCTGCGTCTCGGTGGCATCGGCCGCCAGCTGATCCGTCAGCTGAAAGAGGCTGGTTTCGAACCCGACATGCGCGAAACCGTGCTGGGTCACCTGCAGCGCGGTGGTATCCCGATCGCCTACGACCGCGTGCTCTCGGCCCAGTTTGGTGTCAAGGCATTCGAAATGGTGCTCAAGGGCGAGTTTGGTAAGATGGTGTCCTACCGTCATCCTTACTTTATCTCTGTGCCTTTGAAAGATGCCATTGCCAAACCCAATTTTGTCACACTCGACAATGCTCTGGTGAAAACCGCCACAGGTCTGGGCATTTCTCTTGGTATCGACATTAACAACCCCTGA